In Dromiciops gliroides isolate mDroGli1 chromosome 4, mDroGli1.pri, whole genome shotgun sequence, one DNA window encodes the following:
- the LOC122725875 gene encoding peroxiredoxin-1-like, translating to MLQLLCQISSSKTSASPTTKENVVLFFYLLDFTFVCPMEIIVFSDQAEEFKKLNCQVIGASVNSHFCHLAWVNMVKENGGLGAVNIPLISDPKRTICQDYGILKADEGISFRGLFIIDDKSILRQITINDLPVGRSVDEALRLVQAFQFTGKYGEV from the coding sequence ATGCTACAGCTGTTATGCCAGATCAGCAGTTCAAAGACATCAGCCTCTCCAACTACAAAGGAAAATGTAGTGTTGTTCTTTTATCTCTTGGACTTTACCTTTGTATGCCCCATGGAGATTATTGTATTCAGTGATCAAGCTGAAGAATTTAAGAAACTCAACTGCCAAGTGATTGGTGCATCAGTGAACTCGCACTTCTGTCACCTTGCCTGGGTCAACATGGTCAAGGAGAATGGTGGACTGGGGGCCGTGAACATCCCATTGATATCTGACCCCAAACGCACCATTTGTCAAGATTATGGGATCTTGAAGGCAGATGAGGGAATCTCATTCAGGGGTCTCTTCATCATTGATGATAAGAGCATCCTTCGCCAGATCACCATCAACGACCTTCCCGTGGGCCGCTCTGTAGATGAAGCACTGCGGCTCGTCCAAGCCTTCCAGTTCACAGGCAAGTATGGTGAAGTGTGA